The following are encoded together in the Streptomyces rapamycinicus NRRL 5491 genome:
- a CDS encoding response regulator — protein MIRVLLVDDQPLIRSGFRALLDLEDDIEVVAEAADGKKGLALVKEQLPDVALIDIQMPVMDGIEATRRIAADPALAGVHVVILTNYGMDEYVFDALRAGAAGFLVKDIVPEDFLHAVRVAARGDALLAPAITRKLIDRYVTQPPLTRAGTGLAELTGREREAVALVAQGLSNDEIADRLVISPLTAKTHINRAMAKLQTRDRAQLVVLAYESGLVAPRTS, from the coding sequence GTGATCCGGGTCCTGCTGGTCGATGACCAGCCGCTCATCCGCAGCGGTTTCCGCGCGCTACTCGACCTCGAAGACGACATCGAGGTGGTGGCCGAGGCCGCCGATGGCAAAAAGGGCTTGGCGCTCGTCAAGGAGCAGCTGCCCGACGTCGCTCTCATCGACATCCAGATGCCCGTCATGGACGGCATTGAAGCGACCCGGCGCATCGCCGCGGACCCGGCCCTGGCCGGTGTACACGTCGTCATTCTGACCAACTACGGCATGGACGAGTACGTCTTCGACGCGCTGCGCGCCGGCGCCGCTGGTTTCCTCGTCAAGGACATCGTGCCGGAAGACTTCCTGCACGCCGTACGCGTCGCCGCCCGCGGCGACGCCCTGCTCGCGCCCGCGATCACCCGCAAGCTCATCGACCGGTACGTCACCCAGCCGCCCCTCACCCGCGCCGGCACCGGGCTGGCGGAGCTGACCGGCCGCGAACGCGAAGCGGTCGCCCTGGTCGCCCAGGGCCTGTCCAACGACGAGATCGCCGACCGCCTGGTCATCAGTCCGTTGACCGCCAAGACCCACATCAACCGGGCCATGGCCAAGCTCCAGACCCGCGACCGCGCCCAACTCGTGGTCCTCGCCTACGAATCCGGCCTGGTGGCCCCACGCACCTCCTAA